In Musa acuminata AAA Group cultivar baxijiao chromosome BXJ3-11, Cavendish_Baxijiao_AAA, whole genome shotgun sequence, one DNA window encodes the following:
- the LOC135652138 gene encoding FCS-Like Zinc finger 3-like, protein MEPFSILYSSSSDLEAGWGPPYAHPTPPSPHGSAGGVARPRTPTYRFFCVDVDGPPHHFLDSCFLCRKPLAGNRDIFMYRGDTPFCSEECRLVQIEMDEGTEQSRKHSLKAASSTDSNKAGAATSPSKSHEAHARTGTVVAAG, encoded by the exons ATGGAGCCCTTTTCCatcttgtattcttcttcttctgatctGGAGGCCGGATGGGGTCCTCCCTACGCCCACCCGACGCCGCCCTCCCCCCACGGTTCCGCCGGAGGAGTGGCGAGGCCTCGGACGCCCACGTACAGGTTCTTTTGTGTCGACGTCGACGGTCCACCGCACCACTTCTTGGACTCGTGCTTCCTCTGCCGCAAGCCCCTCGCCGGCAACCGCGACATCTTCATGTACAG AGGGGACACGCCGTTCTGCAGCGAGGAATGCCGGCTGGTGCAGATCGAGATGGACGAGGGGACGGAGCAGAGCAGGAAGCACTCTCTCAAAGCTGCCTCCTCGACGGACTCGAACAAGGCCGGCGCGGCCACCAGCCCCTCAAAGTCTCACGAGGCCCACGCAAGGACCGGCACCGTTGTGGCTGCAGGTTGA